In the genome of Melospiza melodia melodia isolate bMelMel2 chromosome 11, bMelMel2.pri, whole genome shotgun sequence, the window AATGCAATCCTAGATGCTCCCAAAGGTAAAATGTTAACTCTCTGCAGGTACTGGGTTAACAGGTCACAGCTCAACCAAGGCTCCCTGTAAGCACTTTTCTGTCAGCTATGTACTTGAAATCAAGATGAGTCAGGAAAAGTCAGCTCTCCACAACGAGCAGGAACAAAGTtcagagagggaaaggggtaaGCAAAGCACATCAAAGAGAAGGCTGCCTCTGCCTTGACCCTTCAGCTCACAGCAGACACTGACCCAGAGTTCAAACCAGGTTATCACAGGCACCAAcccagcatcagcctccagccaaGCACACACAGCTTAGCCATAGAAGCATCTCTgctgaaataatttcattattttgctaCATTTTTACCTGGGTGGCAAAAAACCCCCATGAATATGAAGGCTGAGGACACTGGGGTACTGCACACACACCCCCAAACTCACAAGTGGCAGGCACAGTGTTACAGCAAGGGTTTAATGAGGCTTCTCATGACTCACCTGGGGCAGAAACCAAGATCTGGCAGCGGGTGAGAATAGCCAGGAGGAAATCATTGTGAGAATGGactgtgcagagagagagagagctcatTAGCAGCACACCAGTGCCCTGGCACCCCCTCAAAGCCATCCTAAAGCTGCTCCCTAAGCTTTCCCACTGTTGTGTTCTCCCCACCTGCTCAATTTTTAATTTAAGTTTTTTGAGAGTTTTCTTCTCCTGGGCTGAGACTCTACTACTGTGACAACAACACAGAGGATACTACACACTGCACAGAAACACTGAGGTCGCTTCTCAGTATTACACACACAGTGTATTACAGCTGCTTGACAAGTTCTGGTGTATTCAGCCAGTCAGAGGAgcagctgtccctcctgccatgCAGTGCTTTTGGTTTTGTTACAAAATACACCAAAATGAGAACCACAAAGATGAAGTCAGCTCAAACAGGCTCTAACAAAACAGAACTTTATTGCAGAGGTTTTCTGGAACATCGAGTAAATGCGCACAAGAGAAAGTGAAAACAACCTCAGAGGGTTTCAGGATCCTCTTTGGAGCCCGAGCACCAGAaacctccctgcccttccctaagGGATCACAAACATGGAAGCCAGGAGCCCCCGCGGTGAGCTCAGCAATGCCCACCCATGTCTGCAGACACACAGAGAAGCAAGGACCGAGGAATTTCCCCCTTTACCATCCCCAGCCGCCAGTCCCGGGGCAGGAAGGACCTGCCTGCTGCAAATGCAGCGCGGGGAACCCAGGgctccctcccctgctccagcTACAGCCAAGGGGAAAGTGCAGAAAGGACTGTGCCTCCACAGTGACATTAAAACCGGCTTTTTGGTTGCTCGAACAGCGTGTTTTACATTTTTATCACATTTACAACGCCAAACTGTCCGTCAGTGCCGGGGTTACCCAGGGACTTCCCCATGCGGGCCAGGGCACCTCCCACCACTTTAACCCCATTGCTGCCGGAGCCCTGGCGCTGCTGTTTCCCTCACAAGCACTGTCCCCGCTCGGGAAGCACCGCAGGAGCCTTCCCAGGCCCGGCAGGGCAACGAACCCCGCGTGTTCCTTTACCATTGTCCTGCGTGAGGAGCCTGCGCGCTTCCAGGTCAAACTCCTCCTTGCTGATCTTCTGCTTGAACCACAGCTTCAGGTTGGCCCAGTACCTCGGGAAGAGCAGGGAACCACAGAATcagtgaggttggaaaagacctccgaaAGGATCCAGTCCAACCTCTCACCCAGACCGCGGCTCCTTCCCCTCCCCGAGCGCCTCGGCTGAGGGAGCGGAGCCGAAGCGCTGCCCCCTCACGCAGCGGCGCCGAGGCTCTGCGGGGCCACGGCAGAACGCGAGGGGCCGGGAGGGCGGCgcagagcccggcccagctccccGAGGGCACTCACTGCTTCACGTTCTCGCCCAGCGCCTCGCTCAGGCTCTTCTTGGCCGCCTCCAGCTCGCTCACGTAGGTCGCCATCGCGGCCGCGCCGCCGCGGCCCGTCACGTGCCCGCGCTCACGTGCCCGCgcagggggcggcggcggcgcgcagGCGCagagcgggcggcggcggctgcgggagcAGCACCGGGAGCAGCACCGGGAGCAGCACCGGGAGCAGCACCGGGAGCAGCACCGGGAGCAGCACCGGGAATTGCATCGGGAATTGCATCGGGAACTGCAGCCAtgccggggctgctgctgggggatgaGGCGCCCAACTTCGAGGCGGACACCACGCAGGGTCGCATCCGCTTCCACGACTTCCTGGGAGACTCGTGAGCGCTTGGGGATACACCGGGAgcgggggtgggatgggatgtcgGCGCCGCCGGGGATCCCGGGGATCCCGGGGAGGCGGCACGGAGCGGGGCCGCTCACCGCGTTCCTTCATTCATTCCTCCCGCACGCTGAGCCCCGTGTCACACGGTTCCGGGGCCTCGCTCCAAAACGTGGCTTTTCCTCGTGGGACCGGGGGGCCGGACACGGCGGGATTCCCGGTGGGCAGAATCCCGTCCCCATCGTCCCCGGAGGGCGAGCCGAGCTCCGGAGGACAGAGAAGGGGCAAAGCCCGGCTGGCCAGAGCGGcgctggggactgctcggtgtcCCGGGAGTGCCAAGGTGACAAAGGGGACAGCCCGGTGCCACGGGAGTGCCAAGGTGACAAAGGGCATAGCTCGGTGTCCCGGGAGTGCCCAGGTGACCAAGGGGACAGCTCGGTGTCCCGGGAGTGCCAGGGTGACAAAGGGGACAGCCCGGTGCCACGGGAGTGCCAAGGTGACAAAGGGGACAGCTTGGTGTCCTGGGAGTGCTCAGGTGACCAAGGGGACAGCTCGGTGTCCCGGGAGTGCTCAGGTGACCAAGGGGACAGCTCGGTGTCCCGGGAGTGCCCAGGTGACCAAGGGGACAGCCCGGTGTCCCGGGAGTGCCAGGGTGACAAAGGCCCCGCTGCCCCGGGCACCGTTCCCTCAGAGCCGGCTGTCCCATTCCCGGCTCGGGCCCGGCCCCTccgggccccgctcccggcaGCGCTTGGCAGGCTCGGGTCAGGCGCTGCTGTGGGCACTGTGAGCCTGGGCAGAGGGCAgtgagagccctgagagcctcagcccctctggaaatggctgctccagcctggcacacGCAGCTCTGCCCTCCTGCTCGCCGCTGTTCCCTCACGGAGCGCGGGCATTGTCCGAGCAGCCTCCTGGCACCGTGGCCGGGGAGCTGCACACCAATAATTCCTGCTGCTGACCCGTGGCAGTCACAcggccctggcagagctgcaggagccctcATTTCATCCCTCCAGCTGCATTCCCAAGGCTCTCGGACACGGCTTTCCCCTCCTGTCATGCTGCTGGAGGCCCGTGAAGATCGGTGCAGCAAGATCTGTGTGGTTTGAGCTGAGAAATGGTGGAAGGAGTCTCTGGCAGGGAATTTGGAGTGCTGGGGGTGGCTTTGCTTTACCCCCTGGGAAGTCCTGAGAGCCTTTTTGCTCCAGCTCGTCCTGCTGGGCTGCATTGCTGCCTTTCTTGCGCACTGTTTGCCTTACCTGGGAGGTGCAGGATTAGTGTTTGCTGCTCTGAAGACTCAAAATCCATCACTGCCAAGCTGAGGTGGCTGTGTCAGTGCAACAGGAGCCACGATGTGATGTTGTTAACTTCTGGCCTCCCCTGCTATTGATTAATTCTTACCTTTTAATGGAGTGCAgctcacagcagcagctgggtTTAGGCTTGGCCCTGTCCCATTATTTTGTGCTGCACGatgcatgtttgtgtgtgtggagGGGAGGTGCAGGGGTAGTGGCCAGCTCGTGAATCAGTGACCAGCTCTGCAGTAACCTGGCCAGGCACCCCCTCTCTCGTGGGGTCTCTGGGCTGCCCTGTACACCTGGCTCCCCCAAACTTCCTCACACAGCACCGTGTCCACATCCCTGGGAAGCGCCAGGGTCTGCTCCGGCGTCTCCTGCAGGATCCTGGAGGCAGAGTGGGAAGCGAGGTGCAGGGAGTTTCGCAGAGCAGGGCTTATCTCATGGAAGTTTCTGGTGATAGGGATGGAAGAGTTGCCGGGCAGGAATTCCTTATCAGAGAGACGAGCTGTTCCTGCACTCCACCAGCTGTTCCTGCACTCCAGGAATTCCTTATCAGAGTCGAGCTGTTCCTGCACTCCACTCTGCACAGCGTTGGGAacgatgaaagtttgacaagaaagtctcacagatatgtgagACAGATAggtttagcagaaagatttttgaatgtagaatatGAAGAAAGAGTAGAggtggaagcaagttttgatatagaagaaaagaattgctgagccagccttactggataaccaaggaggcaaagggtgtgttagttagaaggggtttttatggctcagagcaaaggataaacccaccccaaacaagaagatgtttttaccaagcagaaagcacAGGCAGACAGGACTgccaatgttgcaagtagaaaaaaggcctcagaatttcccactgcaagaaaactgaaaaccaacttctagcttaaactgtaatgtactaacttttagtgattggagaacagtaacatgaatatggtaattatagcagttatgataagctatagataatagttaaggtattgattggttctgctgtattaagatgctcagcaaagaaaatgtaacctaaactaagggtgtccaggcctgcctgcagctggagctgacagctgtgggcacagctctgtcacccaccaccctgttCTGCTGTGACCTCTTGGATGTAATAACCTGCATTTTGGAgcgcccctggagtcccacatccctcattcaggctcttgcAGCACAAACCAGAGCCGCGGGTGCCCTTCAGAGCTGCCTCCGTGCCGTTGCAGGTGGGGCATCCTGTTCTCCCACCCGCGGGACTTCACCCCGGTGTGCACCACGGAGCTGGGCCGGGCGGCCAAGCTGGCACCCGAGTTCAGCAAGCGCAACGTGAAGATGATCGCGCTCTCCATCGACAGCGTGCAGGAccacctctcctggtgcaaggtACGGCCTCCgggggggctcaggggctgcaggaaaTGCCCGTGCAGGCTTGGAGGTCCCAAGTGTCACATCCCAAAGCGTGGCGGTGCTGAAATGCAGAGCAGGAGTGGGGAAGGTCTTCTCCATCGTCACGGAGCACCCCACCAAGTCCAGGGTGCTCTTTGCACTCTGATGgtgatgccttgggaaggctgagctagaacaggggctggacagagttaaagaataaagcagggatttgttAAAGGCCTCAATGggtccaccttgggcagcacaagagcccagccagggctgcacccaagatgaaccaaaatggtcacaaaatggacgactgctcacagggtctctcacttttataagttctgctccatttgcatattggaattaattgtccaattccagctttagcccatgcagtctcatccttcttgtttttctctctccagcccacgttgtttgtgctcttgggcctgagatttggatcatttgtccttggtgcccagctggagcaggaattgttttgtctccctgctctgtgcacagagctcaccatcccctcatatgaagcccagacccacacactaaagcagcactgaccctgaaaaatataaaagctcaaacctgaggcatcaatacAAGAGGAAAGCAATATTACTGCTGTCCCACCACTACTGAAAAGGTTAAAATGTGTGGAGGTGAGGCCAGAACCTCAGAGGAAGGCAGCTTACCCACAGACCCCAGGAAGCTCTGTAATAaaacaggaaaggaaaagagGCATCAGAAGTGAGGAGAAAATTACAgtttgtgctggggcagggaggagaAAACAAACTGAGACATGTTAACTGTAAAATCACAAATAGGAGAATGTTAAGTGTAAAATGAACATGAGGCAGTACTAAAAAGAGATGGGAGTGGAATAACTCAGTGAAGGACCTTGCAAGGAACTTAAGGAAAACTTCAAAGGCAGCCTGTGTGTGTGCTACCAGGGAGAATGGTTCCAGGGCTAGAGGTGGCAGGGGTCTAAAATGAGTGCTTCAGACAGAAATGGCCAGAGTGTAAAATCCTTGGGTGAATTACCTGCCACCCCCTTAGCTCTTAAAATTGGGAATGTTCTCACGTATTTTCCAGGAGTGAGAGGTGCTTGCAATAAGAGGCATCAAAGGTGAGAAATTTCTACACTCGGTTGGACATTATTTCGTGACTGACTGGCTTTAGAAATTAGCTAATTGCCTTGTTGCTTAAATCAGCCTTTGTACCTGAGTGGTGCATGGCCAATGCCCCAGCAAGCCCCAGAAGGGCCTGGGAAAAGCAGTGTACAAATCCCAGTAAATGAGGTTTCTGTGCTGCTCAGACTGGCTGAAACCAGCAGACAAATTAGCAAACAACGTGTCATTAGCCAGAACAGAACATTTGTGTTGTGCTTTTGTGAGGGAGACTCATCTGCTTGGCCAAAGCTGAGGTGTTAGGGTGTTGCTGACTTCTGCAAAGCCTTTGAATTTGCAGGCAGCTTTTCCACAAGTCAGCTCTGTGAAGGGCAGGCTCTTTCTTGCAGGAAAGCAGGGATTTGTGTCAAGGAGGGAAGTGCTGAGCTCTTTCATCCTGCAGGGATGTGTGGGGTTCAGCAGACTCGGGTGATCTGAAAAAGAGATGAGCAACGAGCTGACTCTGCTGATGCCATGGAATTATTCACAAGGCACAAGCTCGGGTGAGAGCAGGAGAAGCTGCAGAACAGCCTTGATGCTGGctggggggaggcagagcaggaaaacCTTCCAGAAGAACCACGGAGGGGCAGCGAGTGAAGCTGTGGTGAGGCTGGGAGAAGCCTTGGAGCCAGAGGTTTGGAAGTGTCAGCTCAGCCCCTGTGAGGCAGAAATAGCTGAAATTCCTCCAGGGCCCAAGATCCAGCTGGTGAGGACGAGGCTGGAGTGTTCCATGcagcctgtgtgccactggaTCGAGACCAGGAGTGAATTTTGGGCAGAGCCCTTGTGTGCAGCATTCCCAAACACAACTCTGCTCCCTGCCTGGGTGAAGCTGCTTTTACCTGGGGCACAGCCTGCaagggggaaagaggggaggCTGAACTCCTGCAGGAAACGACAAAGAAACTTCTCTGCTGCCAGGTTTCAGGTGGGATCTGCCTGGGAAGGTGGGGCCAGATGCAGCCAGGAGTCCCTGTGTGCTTTCCAGCTGTTCTCAGCCATCCCTAGGCACAGAACAGAGCCTtgctccagggctgggggctctggcccAGCCAGGGATTGATCCCAGCTCCCCAGGCAGGAGGTTGTGCTTCTGCAAGGGCTGGGGGAATGCCTGAGCCCCCTGAGCTGTGCTGTCAGAGCTTTCAGTGCTCTCTCTGGCCAGGGATACCTGCGCCATGGTGACTCACTGGTGAATCAGCCCCTCCTGTGATGTCTGGTTTCAGCTTGGACTCTGGAAAGACAATCAGTGATTAGGGGAGGGAGTCATGGGTGTTTTATTGCAGCACAGTGTGGCTTGTGAGGCTGTGTTCTCCCCAGGCCAGGGAATTACGTGCATTTTGGAACGAGTTACACTTCATAGGATTCACACAATACCTCTCGGAAACTGCTcatcctccagccctgctctAAAGAGAGGAGGGGTGCCTCTCATCTCTCATTTGCTGGTGTCCATCTGCAGCCTCCTGTGACTCTGTGGAGCATTCAGCTGCATTtctcctcagctctgccctccttccctgctctgctgtgccggggcaggtTTGCAGGACAGCAGCACCAATTCCCTGCTCCCTTGCAAGGCAGGCCTGGCCACAGCCCAGCTGAGAGCAGTGGCCCCTTTCTGCAGAGCTCTGCTGACACAGAAAGGCCTGGGGAGAAAACAGGcaaagagcagagctggaaaGGAAACCTTTGGCCACGTGTGCAGCACTTGGCCTGCTTGCAGCATCctgggcagctggggcagggctacAGCCCCTTTTGTCAGCACCAGCAGCCACGGGGAGGGTGCAGGGcctgctcttgctgctgctggTGTGCTCTGAGCAGTGCCAAGGGGCAGCATTTCCAACCTGCCCTCCCTGggttccctgtgtgcagggcccagCCTGCCCCCCACACTCAgagcctggggagggcaggggggggTTTGCACACTGAGCTATCAGCTGAGCTGAtaaggcagcacagccctgcgAGGGGGGCTCGCAGCAGCACTGCTTGTAGCTCTTTGTAGCATGGAAAGGGTGGAaggaacaggctgccctgtcctggGGCAGGAGCCCTGAGTTCTGCTTGCTCAGATGCTGGCagtgccctgcctgtgctgccctgagcactgCTGGGGCTCCCTGGCACTGTGAGGGTGGCACTGCCAACCCCAGGTGAGTCCAGACCAGGTGTAGAGGTGctcaaaatacattttttgtGTGTGCGTTTGTGAAGCAGGTCCAGTTTGGATCAGTACAACCTCATGAACCGTGTTCACAAGGCAGAGCCTCCAGGGCTGTGGAGGGGGATGGTTTTCTCTTCTGTGCCAGGTGTGGTTCAGAAAGGAGTGAGCAGTGCCCCAGCACCTGCTCTCAGGCTTCCAGTGGATTTTTTTGAGAGCCTTGAGTTAAATAAGCTGTGAGTGACTCATGGGATGGAATTGGTGCCTTGCACGAGACCTGTGCAGTGTTGGGCCTTTCTTTATCAGCTGGTTTGCTCTGCCACCAGAGAAACAATTCCTTAGGAGCACAGTCAGTCCAGCTGTGACACCAACACACCTGTCAGCAGTGCAGGAGGGCGCTGGAAGAGGGCACAGTGCTCAGTTCAAGCTCTCTGTGTGTCACTAACAGGAATTCCCTGTTGCTCCACGCCCTGCCGCCCGGGCTGTGAGCACAGACAGCCTGAGAACGACCTCCCGAACAAGGAGGCACAAAGGTTTCTGGTTTGTCACCCGCTTTCTGGCAACTGATGGGACATGCCacggctgtgtccctgcaggacaTCAATGCCTACAACGGGGAGCAGCCTGCAGAGAAGCTGCCCTTCCCCATCATCGCTGACAAGAAGCGGGAGCTGGCCGTGCAGCTGGGCATGCTGGACCCGGACGAGCAGGACAAGGACGGCATGCCCCTGACGGCCCGTGTGGTGAgtgctgcctgtcccagagcacagAGCCACGGCTGCCAGCCTGCCCTGCGCCTGGGGCAGCTCCCCTGCACGGCCATGGCCACCCCCggcagctgggctggctccctTGGCTTCTGTCATGGTGATCTGCCAATTCTAGTCGTGCCTGTCCCAAACTCATTTCTGTCCGTGCTGGATCTGCTGGGCTTTGCCTTTCCCCCCATCCCGTGCTTGCACTAGAAGGGCACAGGCAGCGAAACGAGCTGGTGTTGGACACAGGGGCTCCCAGAGCAAAAGCCCATTCCCTGGGCATCAGCTGCTCCATGGCATCTCCCCTGTCCCAACTCAGCATCTCCCAGGAAAGCAAGGAGCATCAGGGCTGAGCAGATCCGGCAGAGCAGCCACACAAACGTGCCCAGCCCCTGACACTGTCTCCCTGTGCTCAGGTGTTCGTTTTTGGCCCTGACAAGAAGCTGAAGCTCTCTATCCTGTACCCAGCCACCACTGGGAGAAACTTTGACGAGATCCTGAGAGTGGTGGACTCCCTGCAGCTCACAGCCTACAAGAAGGTCGCTACCCCCGTGGACTGGAAGGTGAGGAGCAGGGCACTGGGAACAGGCGTGGAAATGGCAGCCAGCCCCCCTTGGaggggcacacaggctgggggaagcagcagctggagcagcctggcctctGCAGGCTCCTAGCATAAAATCCCAgtgggctgggctggctcagcCACCTCCCAGCAAAGCAGATCTTTCCCCAAGGGCTTGGAATTCAaggggcagccagcagcacctgccCAGGGGTACCTGAACCGTAGGAATGGGCAAGCTGTGCTCCATCCAGCATCACAGAGAGGCTCAAACTCTGCCCCCCCTTACTCCCTGTTCCCCTGGGAATGCcattggcagggctggcaggtggCACACCTCTCCCTTTGGGCATCTCCCCCACCCTGCCCTCACTGCTGGCTCCAGGCATGGGACGTGCACTCACAGTGGGGCAGTGCCACCcgtgcccggccctgcccgctccTGACTGTCCCCGTTTGTCCCCATGTGCCCCCCAGCCCGGTGACAGCGTCATGGTGGTGCCCACCTTACCCGACGAGGAGGCCAAGAAGCTCTTCCCCAAAGGGGTCTTCACCAAGGAGCTGCCGTCGGGCAAGAAGTACCTGCGCTACACCCCGCAGCCAGAGTGAGGGCTggctgcctgtctgtctgtctgtctgtccgtcctgcTGGGATGCCAGAGCCTTCCTGAGCCCAGCTCCCGCCCCTCTGACACCGCACCACCCACGGCCCCGTCCTGGCACTCTGCTGCTGCATGGCAGCACTGAACCAGCTCAGCACCAGTCCAGAACCAGCCCTCCTGAATCAGCCCTGAACCAGCCCAGAACCATCCCTGAACCAGCCCAGAACCAACCCTCCTGAATCAGCTCAGAACCAGCTCAGAACCATCCCTGAACCAGCCCAGAACCAGCTCAGAACCATCCCTGAACCAGCCCAGAACCAACCCTCCTGAACCAACCCTCCTGAATCAGCCCAGAACCATCCCTGAATCAGCGCAGAACcagccctcctgtccctccatttctatccccccaaaaccaacccATGGGTGTCTCCCTGCCTTGTGCCAGCCCAGAACCAGCCCAGAACCAGCCCTTCTATCCCTCCAGCCAGAACcagccctcctgtccctccagcccagaaccagccctcctgtccctccagcccatCCCTCAGAAGCAACCCCTGGGTgtttccctgccccagcccagccctgcctggtccccagcaggcactgcagggctcctgctgtgctgtccccacCCCGTTTGGTGCCAGCCCCGAGGTGTGCTGAGGAGGGCTGTCCTGCTGGGCCAGGAGCTCTgggggctccaagctgctgcgtGCCTTTCAGAGCAGCCATCTAACCTGTGCTCCACGAGtaggggaggagctgcagagctaaATCTTTCACCTCTTAATGCTTTCTTTGTCTCTTGCTGGAAGGTGATGGTTTCCAGGTTTTGTGGGAGAGGGAATTAAGCAAATAAACTGACCTTCAGTACTACCTGCAGTGTCCCTTGTCTTTCCCACAAGTTTGCTGCGTTCCCTGTGGGCACCGGGCTGGGATTTGTGCCCAGGCAGCACAGACTGCCCTTGTTCTTGCTCTGCAAGGAAGGAGTTTTGGAGGGACAGCTTGTCCCAGGGCACAGGCTCTCAGACAaggcagctgtgctgtccctgctgggcaggaacaatgTCCCTGAGCCttgtccttggctgcagggcaggtccttccctgctcctggggcacGAGCAGCACGACAGGAGCCGTGCAAACTCCTGCTCTCCCACACCTCCTCCTCAGGGATTTGTCAAGAGATGAGCAATGGTTTAATTCATCAGCAGGAGAGAAAGCTGCTCGCTAATAGCACACAGGGTGGCTGCCAGCACCCCtgagtgcccagcacagccagcaatGCTCAAAAGGAGCAGCTGTTAAAGAAATCAGATCACCTGGGCAAGACGTACCCCCCCAGCAAGTGGGGACTGGTGGGTTTGATGTTCAAGGTGAGCAAAGCACCAAAGGCAGTGAGATCCCCCTCCAGACCAAACCTCAGGCAGCACACACAACTCTCTTTCATTACCCCTCTCCCCGCCAAAAATAGGTTTATTAATTTCTAATTGCCTTCAGGAGCTATGCAGTGAATATTGGTGTATTTCCCCAAATGGCTTTTAAATGAACCTTCATTATGAAACTCCTTATTATTCCCATGTATTATTTTGACTGGAAGATAGGAACAGTTGGTCCCTGGGCTGACTTTTGTTCTCACTCTTCCACTCTGCAAGAAAGGGGAGAGGGAAGCTACAATTTCAAAAGGGAAACATCTTTTTTTTCAGTGTAGCTTTTCAGCTTTAACAAGCTGGGCAGCTTTCCTAGTTCCCATGGCTGGGCTGCACCAACTCCTGGGCTTCTTGCTGCTCCCTCACTTTGATCTGCTTTCCTAAGGGAAAAAAGGAACTTCTGCCCCCTCCAAGCTTTCCAACCAACTGCCCGATTTTCTGGAGGTGTGAGGACACAGCCCCATGGCAGATTTGTGCCAAGAGCCTGCTCAGACCatgccctggggcagggcactgcagggccagcacagggaaCCCCTCTGGGACAGCACAGAAGCCACCTGAAAGGACAAAGTGGAGCAAATTCTGTCACCAGAAAGGACAAAGTGGAGCAAATTCTGTCACCAGAAAGGACAAAGTGGAGCAAATTCTTCCACCAGACCCAAGGGCTTaaaggcagcagggacagccactAAAATTCCATGAATTCCTGCCTGCTCCCTCCCCAGTGCTGCCACGGCCCCAGAGGTACAAA includes:
- the PRDX6 gene encoding peroxiredoxin-6, with the protein product MPGLLLGDEAPNFEADTTQGRIRFHDFLGDSWGILFSHPRDFTPVCTTELGRAAKLAPEFSKRNVKMIALSIDSVQDHLSWCKDINAYNGEQPAEKLPFPIIADKKRELAVQLGMLDPDEQDKDGMPLTARVVFVFGPDKKLKLSILYPATTGRNFDEILRVVDSLQLTAYKKVATPVDWKPGDSVMVVPTLPDEEAKKLFPKGVFTKELPSGKKYLRYTPQPE